A single genomic interval of uncultured Desulfobacter sp. harbors:
- a CDS encoding M10 family metallopeptidase C-terminal domain-containing protein: protein MAVSFTQDDDYIIPSHDGQTYLGLGGNDTYILSSSTIKDDSTIVISDTEGSNQIQLVGGLGIASSRVIGNAVELTLNNNAKVQILGASDFLYDVGGNATVGVSGTIEDFNTFVTNTLGHTESGSGENTNNDNADLLTEAQSKSTIISGIDNDNLVSLDNYIVTALYEGDSWLNFQGASDPVTYSFNETLPPEYTASGDTTGWQPLASNVRDVVDEIMSTANGVVLPDIEKDSGSGEIRFNMVETEAGTAAYAYFPGSGVGGDVFLGLDVGTDTDNGNVARYGAGRSTIVHELGHALGLTHSFEGASSLPTSEEHSANTVMSYTDFRMQVPQFTGTQTGSGSEVSVAYESVAPDHFMLYDIAALQAVYGPDTNYLASDTAYTFGTAPFYTTIWDAGGNDTLDFRGTAYYNVIDLTPGTHSNINYRDIDTQIADQQAVYRNQLGTSYYDDWVSDVFTGQSSDIYTGENALGIAWGTIIEKVTGGPAGNRITDNAVDNSLTGGTANDLFYLGAGGFDTVVGGGGYDLVILEQYAMDQVKIGSYEDSVLLAGDNFAVQMQGIAGIQFSDQLYTVV, encoded by the coding sequence ATGGCCGTTTCTTTTACACAGGATGATGATTATATCATTCCGTCACATGACGGGCAAACCTACCTTGGGCTTGGCGGAAATGATACATACATTCTTTCTTCCTCAACAATTAAAGATGATAGTACTATCGTGATTTCTGATACGGAAGGCAGTAATCAGATTCAGTTAGTCGGCGGGCTTGGTATTGCATCAAGCAGAGTCATCGGCAATGCTGTTGAACTGACACTTAATAACAATGCCAAAGTGCAGATTCTCGGCGCATCAGATTTTTTGTATGATGTGGGTGGTAATGCAACAGTCGGTGTTTCAGGGACTATTGAGGATTTTAATACCTTTGTGACAAATACCCTCGGTCACACGGAATCCGGATCGGGCGAAAACACCAACAATGACAATGCCGATTTATTGACAGAAGCCCAAAGCAAGAGTACCATCATTTCCGGTATAGATAATGATAATCTGGTGTCCCTTGACAATTACATCGTGACGGCTCTGTATGAAGGCGATAGCTGGCTGAATTTCCAGGGCGCATCCGATCCCGTTACCTACAGCTTTAACGAAACCTTGCCGCCGGAATATACCGCCTCGGGCGACACAACCGGTTGGCAGCCGTTGGCGTCCAATGTTCGGGATGTGGTAGATGAGATCATGTCCACCGCCAATGGGGTTGTCCTTCCTGATATTGAGAAGGATTCCGGCAGCGGCGAGATACGGTTCAACATGGTGGAAACTGAAGCAGGTACAGCTGCCTATGCGTATTTTCCCGGCTCCGGTGTCGGAGGTGATGTTTTTCTGGGTCTTGATGTCGGTACTGATACGGACAACGGAAATGTAGCTCGTTACGGAGCCGGTCGCAGCACGATTGTTCATGAGTTGGGCCATGCCCTGGGATTAACCCATTCATTTGAAGGGGCATCATCATTGCCGACTAGTGAAGAGCACAGCGCCAACACGGTGATGTCTTATACGGACTTTCGGATGCAGGTGCCGCAATTTACGGGAACCCAGACCGGATCAGGCAGTGAGGTGAGCGTTGCATATGAAAGTGTGGCTCCGGATCATTTCATGCTCTATGACATTGCAGCGCTCCAGGCGGTTTATGGCCCTGACACCAATTACCTGGCATCCGACACGGCATATACTTTTGGTACTGCACCTTTTTATACCACGATCTGGGATGCAGGCGGGAATGATACCTTGGATTTCAGGGGTACGGCCTACTACAACGTTATCGATCTTACTCCCGGAACCCACAGCAATATCAATTACCGGGATATTGATACTCAGATTGCCGATCAGCAGGCTGTGTACCGGAACCAGTTGGGCACCAGCTATTATGATGATTGGGTGTCGGATGTATTCACCGGCCAAAGTTCCGATATTTACACCGGAGAGAATGCCTTGGGTATCGCCTGGGGTACCATTATCGAAAAGGTGACCGGTGGTCCTGCCGGCAACCGGATAACCGATAATGCCGTGGACAATTCTCTGACGGGCGGTACAGCCAATGATCTCTTTTATCTGGGTGCGGGCGGTTTTGATACGGTTGTGGGGGGCGGCGGATATGACCTGGTGATTCTGGAACAATATGCCATGGATCAGGTAAAAATAGGGTCTTATGAGGATTCTGTGCTCCTGGCAGGAGATAACTTTGCAGTTCAGATGCAAGGAATTGCCGGGATCCAGTTTTCGGATCAGCTATACACAGTGGTGTGA
- a CDS encoding glycosyltransferase, translating to MKPNILFVHTVCPAQFSDLCEYLNTSGTANAYYMTTPGNLERNKHRYRNLLPIIPVGNMMAPNSCYYSGKIERAGKVSAGLFRGLKKTINFLKIDIIVAHGSWASPHLIFDEFDIPIITYIEFPSYADHGWDAKYPPTDAQRLTDKNMQMLSYYQVMKSQKTIVPSEHAKRMFPDKLQSSIEVQFEGFDPDKIAQRKPVNIKLPKNVRTIGFAARDLSSAKGLEIFIKTAEHLSKSNQRIHFVVIGDPTATTYGYERVFLEKKYGKGNPITFIDHLFKTHELNRKHFTLTGKLPYPEYSDLLHKIDLFLYPVQYGSGNWGLLELLIRGCTVIASNRCYVNEIIDHNVNGILIDNNDPQEWANAALEILGDHAQKIRLGEKALEMASDYYLPAVSKHYMKIFTDTIQCHKKSTLS from the coding sequence ATGAAACCGAATATTTTATTTGTGCATACGGTTTGCCCTGCCCAGTTCAGTGATTTGTGTGAGTATTTAAACACCTCTGGAACCGCAAACGCCTATTACATGACAACCCCCGGCAATCTGGAACGAAACAAACACCGGTATAGGAATCTTTTACCGATAATTCCGGTAGGGAATATGATGGCCCCCAACAGTTGTTATTATTCCGGTAAAATTGAACGGGCAGGCAAAGTCAGCGCAGGTCTGTTTCGGGGACTAAAAAAAACAATCAATTTTCTTAAGATAGACATAATTGTTGCCCATGGCTCCTGGGCGTCACCTCATCTGATTTTTGATGAATTTGACATTCCCATTATTACTTATATCGAATTTCCATCCTACGCCGACCACGGCTGGGATGCAAAATACCCACCGACGGATGCACAGCGACTGACTGACAAAAACATGCAGATGCTGTCTTATTATCAGGTGATGAAAAGCCAAAAAACCATCGTGCCCAGTGAACATGCGAAAAGAATGTTTCCCGATAAACTTCAATCCAGTATAGAGGTCCAGTTTGAAGGATTTGATCCTGATAAAATTGCCCAGCGGAAACCGGTAAATATCAAACTACCGAAAAATGTCAGGACAATCGGTTTTGCAGCCAGGGATCTCAGTTCGGCTAAAGGTTTGGAAATATTTATTAAAACAGCAGAGCACCTCAGCAAATCCAATCAAAGAATTCACTTTGTGGTCATTGGTGATCCAACGGCAACTACATATGGCTATGAACGGGTCTTCCTTGAAAAAAAATATGGAAAAGGGAATCCAATCACCTTTATTGACCACTTATTTAAAACCCATGAATTGAACCGGAAGCACTTCACCCTGACCGGTAAATTGCCTTACCCGGAATATTCGGATCTTCTCCACAAAATCGACCTGTTTTTATATCCGGTACAATACGGTAGCGGCAACTGGGGGCTTTTGGAGCTTTTAATCAGAGGCTGCACAGTAATTGCCTCAAACCGATGCTACGTCAATGAAATTATAGATCACAATGTCAACGGAATTTTGATCGACAATAATGATCCCCAGGAATGGGCCAATGCAGCTTTAGAGATCCTTGGGGATCATGCTCAAAAAATCAGGTTGGGGGAAAAAGCCCTTGAAATGGCTTCTGACTATTATTTACCCGCTGTTTCAAAACATTATATGAAGATATTTACCGACACGATACAATGCCATAAAAAATCTACGCTATCATAG
- a CDS encoding SapC family protein, translated as MNKNIEALAHSQHKDLRLSKITSFAFAQNVSSVKLSFSELRQASRYYPIVFLNADSSLPQALLSLEPGKNNFIDETGNWKVPYIPAYFRLYPFMLAAIQGQEEKLALCIDPEADHFKSGMGDPLFTADGELTESVQKILKTLEMYQKEILQTQALFKTLDKQGLIVDRAFKYRVNQAEKSIKGFKGVDMEKLYTLDDKSLAGYVKNGTMQMVYELNHSLSNFSKFVAPAQK; from the coding sequence ATGAATAAAAATATTGAGGCCCTGGCTCACTCACAACATAAAGATTTAAGACTTTCCAAGATCACTTCATTTGCCTTTGCCCAAAATGTTTCTTCCGTTAAGCTTTCATTTTCAGAATTGCGGCAAGCCTCACGTTACTATCCCATTGTTTTTCTAAACGCTGATTCGTCTCTTCCCCAGGCCCTGCTTTCCCTTGAGCCGGGTAAAAATAATTTTATAGATGAGACGGGAAACTGGAAAGTTCCTTATATACCGGCTTATTTCAGATTGTATCCCTTCATGCTGGCTGCAATCCAGGGTCAGGAAGAAAAACTTGCTCTGTGCATTGACCCGGAAGCGGACCATTTTAAATCAGGAATGGGTGACCCTCTTTTTACAGCTGACGGCGAATTAACAGAATCTGTCCAAAAAATCTTAAAAACTCTGGAAATGTATCAAAAAGAAATTTTACAGACTCAAGCTCTGTTTAAAACGCTTGATAAACAGGGCTTAATTGTTGACCGGGCTTTTAAATATCGTGTCAACCAGGCAGAAAAAAGCATTAAAGGGTTTAAAGGTGTTGACATGGAAAAATTGTATACATTGGATGATAAGAGTCTTGCGGGTTATGTAAAAAACGGTACCATGCAAATGGTCTATGAACTTAATCATTCATTGTCGAATTTTTCAAAATTTGTTGCACCCGCACAAAAATAG
- a CDS encoding GDP-mannose 4,6-dehydratase, which yields MKTAVIFGVSGQDGAFLSRLLLEKQYRVIGVCRNTGEGFLNNFDRLNIKHRIELVASSIGHFEHVKQIVREYNPDEIYNLAGQSSVSRSFKEPVNTFKGISIGTLNLLEAVRTLNSPAKLYNAGSGDCFGNIKGRAATEDTPFNPTSPYGVAKASAFWQVANYRDAYGLFVCTGILFNHESHLRPAQFVTQKIVKTACRIAEGQCSELVLGNIGIERDWGWAPEYVTAMWKMLQQETPDDYIIATGTTISLEDFICAVFQRLNLDWKKYVITDQRFLRPSDIATIRANPQKVEERLGWKAEFTGYDVARMMVEAELNIGAHQ from the coding sequence ATGAAAACCGCTGTTATATTTGGGGTTTCAGGGCAAGACGGGGCTTTTTTGTCCCGGCTGCTGCTGGAAAAACAATACCGGGTGATCGGGGTCTGCCGAAATACCGGAGAAGGATTTTTAAATAATTTTGATCGATTGAATATCAAACACAGGATTGAGTTGGTTGCCTCTTCAATCGGCCATTTTGAACATGTGAAGCAGATTGTTAGGGAATATAATCCCGATGAAATTTACAATCTGGCAGGGCAGAGTTCCGTTTCCCGTTCTTTTAAGGAACCCGTGAATACATTTAAGGGAATCAGCATCGGCACATTGAATCTTCTGGAAGCGGTCCGGACACTTAATTCACCTGCGAAGCTGTATAATGCCGGGTCAGGTGACTGTTTTGGAAATATAAAGGGACGGGCCGCCACCGAGGATACACCGTTTAATCCCACCAGCCCCTATGGCGTTGCCAAGGCTTCTGCATTCTGGCAGGTGGCAAATTATCGTGATGCCTATGGTCTTTTTGTCTGCACAGGGATCTTGTTCAACCATGAATCCCACCTGAGGCCTGCACAGTTTGTTACACAAAAAATTGTGAAAACGGCCTGTCGCATTGCTGAGGGCCAATGCAGCGAACTGGTCCTGGGTAATATCGGCATTGAACGGGACTGGGGCTGGGCGCCTGAATATGTGACAGCCATGTGGAAAATGCTCCAGCAGGAAACGCCGGACGATTATATTATTGCCACGGGTACCACCATAAGCCTGGAAGATTTTATCTGCGCTGTTTTTCAACGGCTGAATCTGGACTGGAAGAAATATGTTATAACGGATCAAAGGTTCTTACGTCCTTCTGATATTGCGACCATCCGTGCCAATCCCCAAAAGGTCGAAGAACGGCTGGGATGGAAAGCTGAGTTCACCGGATATGATGTGGCAAGGATGATGGTTGAAGCGGAACTGAACATCGGAGCGCACCAATAG
- the gmd gene encoding GDP-mannose 4,6-dehydratase, with the protein MKKALITGITGQDGAYLTEFLIDKGYEVHGIKRRASSFNTHRIDHLYQEQHLKNRRLILHYGDMTDSSNLIKLVQQIQPDEVYNLAAQSHVAVSFEAPEYTADTDALGTLRMLEALKIVGLHEKCRFYQASTSELYGKVQQFPQTENTPFYPRSPYAVAKLYAYWIVVNYREAYGMYACNGILFNHESPLRGETFVTRKITRALARIALGIKKCLYLGNLDAKRDWGHAKDYVEMQWLMLQQEKPDDFVIATGVQHSVRQFVEIAAAHLGITVAWKGTGVDEQGIVETVDPYKAGVSVTDLTPGDVIVRVDPMYFRPAEVETLLGDPAKAKSELGWQPRISFEDMVKEMVSYDMKEANRDALCKKKGYKVCNYDE; encoded by the coding sequence ATGAAAAAAGCGTTGATTACCGGTATTACCGGACAGGATGGGGCTTACCTTACTGAATTTTTGATTGACAAAGGGTATGAGGTACACGGCATAAAAAGGCGTGCGTCCTCTTTCAACACCCACAGAATTGATCATCTCTACCAGGAACAGCACCTAAAAAACAGGCGCCTCATACTTCATTACGGGGACATGACCGATTCGTCTAATCTGATTAAGCTGGTGCAGCAAATTCAGCCTGACGAGGTATACAACCTTGCTGCCCAATCCCATGTAGCGGTTTCCTTTGAGGCACCTGAGTATACGGCCGACACCGATGCCCTTGGAACCTTGCGCATGCTTGAAGCCCTTAAAATAGTGGGGCTTCATGAAAAATGCCGATTTTATCAGGCATCTACCTCCGAACTGTACGGAAAGGTGCAACAGTTTCCCCAGACCGAAAACACCCCTTTTTATCCTAGATCTCCCTATGCCGTGGCAAAACTGTATGCCTACTGGATTGTGGTCAATTATAGGGAAGCCTACGGCATGTATGCCTGCAACGGCATCCTGTTCAATCATGAATCCCCCTTGAGGGGAGAAACTTTTGTCACCCGCAAAATTACCCGGGCATTGGCGAGGATTGCCCTTGGGATTAAAAAATGCCTTTATCTTGGCAATCTGGATGCAAAAAGGGACTGGGGCCATGCAAAGGATTATGTGGAGATGCAGTGGCTCATGCTTCAACAGGAAAAACCCGATGATTTTGTAATTGCCACCGGTGTTCAGCACTCTGTAAGACAATTTGTGGAAATTGCGGCCGCACATCTGGGTATCACAGTGGCATGGAAAGGAACCGGCGTGGATGAACAAGGTATCGTTGAGACCGTTGACCCATACAAAGCCGGGGTCAGTGTTACCGATTTAACACCCGGTGATGTGATTGTCCGGGTTGATCCCATGTATTTTAGGCCTGCTGAGGTTGAAACCCTCTTGGGAGATCCGGCCAAGGCAAAATCAGAACTGGGTTGGCAGCCGCGTATTTCTTTTGAGGATATGGTAAAAGAAATGGTATCTTATGACATGAAAGAGGCCAACAGGGACGCCCTTTGCAAAAAAAAGGGCTATAAAGTGTGCAATTACGATGAATAG
- a CDS encoding ABC transporter permease, which produces MSSLNPSYIIEITRRDFAERFAGSVLGSMWAIIWPMINLFIYIVIFGKLMGARLPGTSEMNSYGIYLAAGLIPWLAFSETINRCASVFPAKKHIITKVNTSFSALLVHINLSETITYVISMLVFFLILFCTGYEFHRALWLLPFLYYLQQLLALGLGLIAAVLNVFIRDVSQITGVILQLWFWFTPIVYIVDILPDPVQKIIMYNPAFRLIDAYHKIFVFHSYPSFKAILVLTVVTHLILFFSFLMLRYLEKDIRDFL; this is translated from the coding sequence ATGTCAAGCCTGAATCCGTCATATATTATAGAGATCACCCGTCGTGATTTTGCAGAGCGCTTTGCAGGATCGGTTTTGGGATCCATGTGGGCCATTATCTGGCCCATGATCAATCTTTTTATTTATATTGTGATTTTCGGCAAGCTCATGGGGGCGCGTCTTCCCGGCACCTCCGAGATGAATTCCTATGGTATTTATCTTGCTGCAGGCCTTATTCCCTGGTTGGCTTTTTCAGAAACAATAAATCGTTGTGCATCGGTGTTTCCGGCAAAAAAACATATTATCACAAAGGTGAATACGTCGTTTTCGGCCCTGCTTGTCCATATTAATCTGTCCGAAACCATTACCTATGTCATATCCATGCTGGTTTTTTTTCTGATTCTTTTTTGTACTGGTTATGAATTTCACCGGGCGTTATGGCTGCTCCCTTTTTTGTATTACCTCCAACAGCTGTTGGCGTTGGGGCTTGGGTTGATTGCAGCAGTTTTAAATGTTTTTATCCGTGATGTGAGTCAAATTACAGGGGTGATTTTACAGCTGTGGTTTTGGTTTACGCCCATTGTTTATATTGTTGATATCCTTCCTGATCCGGTACAAAAAATTATAATGTACAATCCGGCCTTTAGATTGATAGATGCCTATCACAAAATATTTGTGTTTCATTCATACCCTTCCTTTAAAGCCATTTTGGTTCTCACGGTGGTTACCCACCTGATTTTGTTTTTTTCCTTTTTGATGCTTCGGTACCTGGAAAAAGATATAAGGGACTTCTTATAA